In Castanea sativa cultivar Marrone di Chiusa Pesio chromosome 6, ASM4071231v1, a single window of DNA contains:
- the LOC142639650 gene encoding uncharacterized protein LOC142639650, with protein MDDHMQMLSIEEQRTVAQPVEELEEVVLDDSRPKRTTRIGTLTSQSVRRSLATFLKKNQDIFAWSHEDMPGIDPSVMVHWLNDSPSFSPVRQKKRVFTPERDRAIAKEVQKLQEAGFIRKDVLAPDWKKCASLRRRHASEERPRVRPFERPPGDFQHSSVLQNETEPDPSKPGEELFLYLAVSTATISIALMRKENKIQRPVYFTSQALRGAEERYPQMEKLALALVTAARKLKPYFQAHTINVLTDQPLQQAMSSPEAAGRMALWTVELSEFDIRYQPRAAMKGQVVADFIAEFTLTKGQEAEETPIWRIHTDGSSNKHAGGAGVVLHTPEGDRIKCMIRLDFSTTNNEVEYEALIVGLDLAIAAGAKSVIVYSDSQVVTSQVNGSYECKNKRMKRYLEEVKGRTSNLQIKMVQIPREENHDADRLAKATSAEPMIIPNQVLSFVQLSSLLDGASIQEVSGEHCWMTPIMAYLKDCKLPDNKEVARKVKVKAARSLVHKLLRAGYFWPTMQNDANTYVRACNKCQRFENFIRQPMKELTPMTAPWPFAQWGLGPFPTAVRQLKFLVVGIDYFNKWVEAEALATITEKNIQSFVWRNIICRTTARTPTGETPFRLAYGNEAVIPEEVGLTSYSVENYEENKNDEAMRLQLDFVDEVWAAAEQRLAQYQDIMAKHYNSKVRHRDF; from the exons ATGGATGACCACATGCAAATGTTGAGCATTGAGGAACAACGAACGGTAGCACAACCAgtggaagagttagaagaagtGGTCCTCGACGATTCCAGGCCCAAACGGACAACGAGAATTGGTACTTTGACCAGCCAATCAGTCCGACGATCACTTGCAACATTCCTTAAGAAAAACCAAGACATtttcgcatggagtcatgaagacatgccaggaatcGACCCGTCAGTGATGGTCCACTGGCTGAATGACTCACCCTCGTTCTCTCCCGTCCGACAGAAAAAGCGAGTGTTTACCCCTGAACGGGACCGAGCCATAGCTAAGGAAGTACAAAAGTTGCAAGAAGCGGGCTTCATACGCAAG GATGTTCTCGCACCAGATTGGAAGAAATGTGCAAGTTTACGTAGACGACATGCTAGTGAAGAGCGTCCAAGAGTCCGACCATTTGAgcgacctccaggagactttcaacactcttcggTCTTACAGAATGAAACTGAACCCGA CCCATCCAAGCCGGGAGAAGAATTGTTCTTATATCTAGCCGTCTCCACAGCAACCATCAGCATAGCCCTTatgaggaaggaaaataaaatacaaaggCCTGTATATTTCACAAGCCAAGCTCTCAGAGGAGCGGAAGAAAGGTATCCTCAGATGGAAAAACTCGCCCTTGCATTAGTAACCGCGGCACGGaaactcaaaccatactttcaagcacataccatcAATGTCCTCACGGATCAGCCCTTGCAACAAGCAATGAGTAGCCCCGAAGCTGCTGGACGGATGGCATTGTGGACGGTTGAGCTGAGTGAATTTGATATTCGGTATCAGCCACGAGCAGCCATGAAGGGGCAAGTAGTAGCGGATTTTATCGCTGAGTTCACTCTCACAAAAGGCCAAGAGGCAGAGGAGACTCCTATATGGAGAATCCATACAGATGGATCTTCCAATAAACATGCTGGAGGTGccggagttgtactccacaccccggaaggagataggATCAAATGCATGATTCGTCTGGACTTTTCTACCACCAATAACGAAGTGGAATACGAAGCCTTGATAGTTGGACTAGACCTCGCAATAGCAGCAGGAGCTAAGAGTGTGATTGTATACTCCGATTCTCAAGTCGTGACCAGCcaggttaatgggagctatgagtGCAAGAATAAAAGGATGAAGAGGTATCtcgaggaagtgaagggtcgaacgagtaACCTCCAAATCAAGatggttcaaatcccaagggaggagaaccaTGATGCTGACCGACTCGCAAAAGCAACTTCAGCAGAACCTATGATCATCCCCAACCAGGTATTATCCTTCGTCCAActctcatcattattagatggcGCTAGCATACAAGAGGTAAGCGGTGAGCATTGTTGGATGACTCCAATAATGGCATATCTCAAGGATTGCAAGTTGCCAGACAACAAAGAGGTCGCAAGAAAGGtgaaggttaaagctgcccg GTCTTTAGTGCACAAGTTACTTCGTGCAGGATACttctggccaacaatgcagaatGATGCCAACACATACGTCAGAGCCTGCAACAAGTGCCAAcgatttgaaaatttcataagACAACCAATGAAAGAACTTACCcctatgacggccccatggccatttgcacaatggggattagGTCCGTTCCCAACAGCAGTAAGGCAGTTGAAGTTCTTAGTAGTTGGCATTGATTACTTCAacaaatgggtagaagcagaAGCCTTGGCCACCATTACGGAGAAGAATATCCAAAGTTTTGTATGGAGGAATATTATTTGCAG gacaacggcGAGAACACCGACAGGGGAAACACCATTTCGATTGGCATATGGTAATGAGGCCGTCATACCAGAAGAAGTGGGGCTAACAAGCTACAGTGTGGAGAACTACGAAGAGAACAAAAACGACGAAGCCATGCGTTTACAGCTTGATTTTGTGGACGAAGTCTGGGCCGCAGCAGAGCAGAGATTAGCGCAATACCAAGACATAATGGCgaagcattacaactccaaggttagGCACAGGGATTTCtag